CCTGAAAGGAGTGACTCCGCATCTAGATGCTAATTTAGGAACCAGGAAAACATGGGACCGGGGCCACTCGCTGTGATGCAGCCAACCTATAAAGAATTAAATTGCCAGGGGCTATTGACTGAACGCAGATAGTACGTTGTTACCTGTTAAAACGGTTGCGACATTGGGAGTTGGGTGCGAACCAACGGATATCGGGGTGATATAGGAGCCGGTTTTGGGCTTATATCCCGGCTTCGTCTTCTCACCAGTCTGAGTCACAATTTTATTAAGACCCCCCAGCCCTTTGGCAAGCCGGGGGGTCTCTCTTAGAACCGACTAACAGTCACCTGGTTAGTGAAATCAAGAGGCAGCTGTCTTTTGTTTGCCCACTGCTCTCAGTCTAGTTATGGCCAGGTAGACTAAAACGACAGCCAAGATAAAGAGGACCACAACAACGATTGACTGCACAATGTTGGCGGCGGCTATCGTTTTAAGGAACATAAACACCAGCGCCGTCAGGGTAACTGCCATCATGAAAACCATTGGATAAAGAACAAACTTGTTGTCCTTGCCAATCCTGGTCAGCCAGGCGGCAACAGCCAACAGCGCCAAAGAGGCCATAAGCTGGTTAGCCGAACCGAACAGGGGCCAGAGTGTCGACCATCCACCACTCAACGCCAGCCAAACAGCCAAACCCACGCCAATGGCGCCGGCCACCCAGCGATTGGTGATAAAGGTAACAATGGCTGAGGGTTTCCCCTCTTCCTTTTCGGTTAACTCCACAAGCATAAACCGGCACAACCGGGTGGCGGTGTCAAGAGTGGTCAGGGCAAAAGCGGCCAGAACCAGGCCACCGAAGCCTACGCCAACCGCCAGTGGAATCCCTATGCTGGTGAGGAAATTACCAACACCCTGCGAGAAGACACCTCCCCAGCCGACTTCTTTCAGGAGGGCAGTGTAGTCACCCAGAAGCAGGTAAGCCACGGTGATGAGGGCAATTACCGCCAGCAGGCACTCCAGCAGCATACCGCCGTAACCGATTCGCTTGATATGGACTTCGCTACTCAACTGCTTGGAGGTGGTCCCCGAAGAGACCAGGGAGTGGAAGCCGGAAATGGCACCACAGGCAACGGTAACGAAAAGTATGGGGAAGAGAAAGCCAAGGTCGGTCTCAAAGGAAGTAAAAGCGGGCAGCTTGATAGCCGGATTGGTAGCAAAAATAGCGATAACGGCGGCAATCAGGAAACCGTACAGCAGGAACGAGTTCAGGTAGTCACGGGGCTGCAAAATGATCCACACCGGCAGGCTGGCGGCAATAAAGGCATATGCCAGCAAAATAGGTATCCACCAAGTAAGTGACAGACTAATGGGAAACAGGACACCCAGCCACACACACAGAGCCAGAAGAACCACGCCGACTATGCTGCTCAGCAGCAGGGGTGCACCCCGCCGGAGGACAGTGTAACCAAAGATAATGGCGAGCACAATAAATAGTAGGGAAGCGGTGGCTACCGACGGAATGGCGGCGAAGGTCTTGGCAATGACAAAAGCAAAGACGGCCAGAACGAGAATCAGGGTGAGCCAGGCGAAGGCGGCAAAAAGCTTTTTAGCACTGACGCCAACATTCTCCTTGAGGATTTCAGCGATGCTCTTAGCCTTGTGACGGATAGAAGCATATAAGGATGCGGTGTCGTGCACGGCACCAATGAAGATACCACCCAGGACGATCCACAGAAATACCGGTATCCAACCGAACGCAGCCGCCACTATTGGACCTACAATCGGAGCGGCGCCGGCGATGGAAGCAAAGTGGTGACCCATCAGAACCGGCCCCCGCGTTGGGACATAGTCCACATCATCGCGCATAGTATAAGCTGGGGTTTTAGCTTTGGGATCAACCCCCCCCAGTTTTTTGATTATAAACGAGCCATAAGTCAGGTAAGCGATAATGAAGACAACTATAGCAATAACTATTAACACTATTGCGCTCATAAGCATTTACCCCCTTTTCTAGTATTTGGAGGCCAAAACATTCGGCCTCGATGACATGGAGTTTGGTTGGTAGCTTTTAATCACCTCCTTTCCTTTAGGGTTGGCGTAGACTTGACCTGATAAAAGGTCAACCAGCAGCAGACAAACCGAATACCAGCCGCGAAGTCCAAGCCAGAAGCTGTGGCTGTATTTGAATCTTGTCCCGATGTGAATGGCTTCGGGGTCAAACCCTCGCTCAGAAACCAATATCCCGGTCAGCACACTGGACATGTGTTCCTTATGGGGCTTGACCAGTTCGCCGGCAGCATTTACCAGGAAGGCGATGAAATCCTGGACTTTAGGCGCATAGATTTCAGCGGAATGACCCTCTATCAGACAGTATTCGTTGGTCTCCCAGGCACCGAGGGTCGCTTTTTTGGTGACAACAAACTTCTCGTTCCTAACGTGGCAGCAGGCATAAATGTCCAACCTACGGCCCAGAATAGTATAATCCGGGTAAATATCAAAATAAGCCTCGTATTTACGCCGTAAGCTTTCCAGATATTCTTCTAGTTTCATTTCTTCCTCCTCATTAAGGGCGGAAGAACTCTTTGCTTTAAGTCAAAGCTGGGGCAACACAAATACCTCTAACCATTTCCCATACCCGGAGAAATGATAGCTGAATATTACATCGCAAAATACCGCTTGTCAATAGGTATCAGGCTGTACAATGAATTATGTGGTAAAAAGTGACGTTTTGTTTAATCCCACTGGCCTGCCCCCCGAAAAGGAGTCCAGTTTCATATTAGACTGGAAAATAAGAAAGGGGCTGGTTGGTTCCACATCAGCCCCTTCCATGATTCGAATAAATACTATCGCTCCTAAGCTTTTCCAATTCTGAACATCTTAGTGCCACATGTGGGGCATACTCCTTGAGTGGCAGGCCTCCCATTCTTCATTGTGATAGACTTGGGATCTTTCATTTCCCTCTTAGTGCGGCATTTCATGCAGTACGCTTGCATTGGCTCACCTCCTCGGCTAGAAGAATTATATCACAAAAGGGAGCGCTAGAATTTACGCATGAGGTTTACGAATAGAACTGTGAACTCAAAAAAGGAAGGATTAAGTGTATCAACCAAATGCAAATAAAACCATCAGCCAAGACTATTGACATTGTGGCGATGAATAGTCTATCGTTCATGGTAAACCTGAAAAAGGAGGGAAATTGGAATACTTTAATCTTTCTGGAAAGGTTGCCATAGTAACTGGTGGCAACCGAGGAATTGGCTTTAGTATCGCAAAGGGCATGGCGGGTGCTGGAGCGGACGTCATTATCGCTAACCGGAAAGCTGCCGAAGGCCAGAACGCTGCTGACGCCATTAAAAAAGAGGGCTTAAAGGCAGCCGCCGTTCCCGTTGATGTGACTAGCATCCCCTCGATTTATGACATGGTCTCAAAAGTAATCAAGGATTTTGGGAAAATAGATATTTTGGTCAATAGCGCCGCTGTTATCACCAGAAAACCGGCAGAAGAATATCCAGAAGAAGAATGGGACCGTTTAATGAATACCAATTTGAAGGGAGTTTTCTACTGCTGTCAGGCCGTAGGAAGAGAAATGATTAAAAACAAAAAGGGGAAAATCATCAACGTCTCTTCCAATATCTCGGCCAGAGTACAAATAATTCGGGCAGCTTACGCAGTCTCCAAAGCCGGGTTGAATCATCTAACTCGTTCCCTTGCTTATGAGTGGGGAAAGTACAATATTAATGTTAATGCCCTAGCGCCAACTGTGACCATTACTGATATAAATCGAAAGTATTTCACAGAAGAACACCCTGAGGAATTACAAAAGTATATTGAGCAGACACCCATGGGCAGAATTGCTGAACCCGATGATTACATAGGCACTGCCATATATC
Above is a genomic segment from Chloroflexota bacterium containing:
- a CDS encoding carbon starvation protein A — protein: MSAIVLIVIAIVVFIIAYLTYGSFIIKKLGGVDPKAKTPAYTMRDDVDYVPTRGPVLMGHHFASIAGAAPIVGPIVAAAFGWIPVFLWIVLGGIFIGAVHDTASLYASIRHKAKSIAEILKENVGVSAKKLFAAFAWLTLILVLAVFAFVIAKTFAAIPSVATASLLFIVLAIIFGYTVLRRGAPLLLSSIVGVVLLALCVWLGVLFPISLSLTWWIPILLAYAFIAASLPVWIILQPRDYLNSFLLYGFLIAAVIAIFATNPAIKLPAFTSFETDLGFLFPILFVTVACGAISGFHSLVSSGTTSKQLSSEVHIKRIGYGGMLLECLLAVIALITVAYLLLGDYTALLKEVGWGGVFSQGVGNFLTSIGIPLAVGVGFGGLVLAAFALTTLDTATRLCRFMLVELTEKEEGKPSAIVTFITNRWVAGAIGVGLAVWLALSGGWSTLWPLFGSANQLMASLALLAVAAWLTRIGKDNKFVLYPMVFMMAVTLTALVFMFLKTIAAANIVQSIVVVVLFILAVVLVYLAITRLRAVGKQKTAAS
- a CDS encoding glucose 1-dehydrogenase, producing the protein MEYFNLSGKVAIVTGGNRGIGFSIAKGMAGAGADVIIANRKAAEGQNAADAIKKEGLKAAAVPVDVTSIPSIYDMVSKVIKDFGKIDILVNSAAVITRKPAEEYPEEEWDRLMNTNLKGVFYCCQAVGREMIKNKKGKIINVSSNISARVQIIRAAYAVSKAGLNHLTRSLAYEWGKYNINVNALAPTVTITDINRKYFTEEHPEELQKYIEQTPMGRIAEPDDYIGTAIYLASDASNFVTGQVIFVDGGITL